The Oncorhynchus kisutch isolate 150728-3 linkage group LG8, Okis_V2, whole genome shotgun sequence DNA segment ATTTTATCCCACATTTGTATGGACAGCCCTAACCTAAGGTTGATGAATGGAAAAAACATAAATAGGTGtttacctccctccttcccaccctctTACCCTTGTGTTCGTGTGTTATGTCAAACTTGACCCCGCTGTCAGCAATAACATTTTAATCTACCGGTGGACAGCTGAGGCAAATCACGTTTCAGGGTCTTCTTGGGTTGGTAAATGGGACTACCAGGCattgtctgtgtgcacgtgggtgcttgtgtatgtgcgtgtgtgtattcacTTACACCCCTCCACCATCCATCTCGCCATTAGTATGCATAGTGGAGGACAGGAGGCGTATAGCAGGGGTGTAAATCTGCTTGTATTATCACATTCTTAATGGTTCCATAATGAAGGGGTTATGGGCGATAAGGAAGGAGGGGCTGGGCCGGTGTTGACAGGACGGATGGCCAGGCAAGGCCTCTTGGGAATCTAGATGTCTGTGTGGAGCTACAGCTTTGTAAAGAGACAGCGGTCTCTATTTCGCTGCTTTAATTTTCTTACAATCCGACTGTATTATTTGAGAGCTGTTGCCATGGTAGCGTCAGGTTTGCACCAGACCAGCAGGTGATGTGTAGAGGAAGGTGTCTATGCAGTAGTTGTCAGAGGGCTTGATTTAAAGAGTGCTAATGTCTGTGTTTGCCTGCTATCACGGGTGTTCTAAGTGTAACTATGTACATGGTGACTTCACACCAACGTACCATTTATGAATgctgtgtgcgtgcctgcgtgcccGTGCGTGCATGTCTGTGGATTAGTCCACTGCATGTGCTCAGCTGGCGTCATGAGGCAGTGTTTCATTTGGCTTAATGAGATTTTGACAAAGATGTCTCTTTCTATGGCTCAGAGATCATTTGACTTTCATGAGGGCTGTTACACAGGCAGAAGGAACTGGTCAATATTTGATTGGAAGGGTATCTTCTCTTGGCTCAGGGGGGTCATACAACGAGCAGTTTCAGTCTGGGGAGTGGATCATAACATTTTCCAAGGTTACTATGCCTTGGCCTACTTGAAATCAGACATAGGTAAAGGGCGATTCAAAACCAAGCTAGGTACTGAGCAACAAACAAGGACTTTTGTTGTGATATGGTTGAATTGGTTAAGTTGCTCAAATATAATAGCAGTCATGGGTTGTATTGTACCTGCTGTTTCTGACTATCCCCTCCATCTTGTTCTTCCTGCAGATGCTGAATGAACGTCATGTGATGGTGCGCATCGGGGGAGGCTGGGAGACCTTGGGATGTTACCTGCTGAAGCATGACCCCTGCCGGAGTCCACCGGTCACCCCGGTCAGGACCTGTCGGGCCAAAGGAAAGTCCCCCAACATGAAGGACTTGTCACCAGACAACTATATGGTGGTGGGGGCACACTACCGTGCCAAGAAATAAAACATGAATCTGTTCAACCATAACAGATAACTGACACCACAACCTAGCAATGAAGCTTCCTGGTTATACTGAGCATATCAAGGTTTTTTCTGGAGATGTATTATTATCTGTTAGGTTGGGTTTAGTGGCTCACATGTATGTAGAAAGGTATATTTTATCATCTAAAGGATTTCAACAAAATATGGTGTTATTTTTAAGGTTAGTTTGAAAAAGTGATCTTATCTGTAAAAATCTATCCTGTAGTCTTTAAAATAGTTGATCCAGAATGGCTAGTATAGCTGAGGGGTAATGGTGTTTATAGTTGTATTTTAATATATTGGATGAGGGCTCATCTCAAGACTGTCCAGTCATTTCTCTATAAGAATGGTTTTATTGTACTATAAGATATCTTTGATAGTACCCTGAGAGAAGACGATATAGGGATCAtttattaaatgtttatttttcagtATTTTATGTATATTTTGGAATGTACTCTGATTGAATATCATGTAATGACATCACATTTGTACCTTTTTTCATGCCCATGCAAACTATGAATTTATCTCTAGTCAGTTGTTCGATGATTAGCTACTACCCTGCAGCCTTGACTCTTCCTCAGTTGCTGGAATAAACATGACTGAGGACACAGCCAGAAAATACTCAACTCTCCTCTAGGTGGCATCGTGTCATAAGAAATAGATCGTACAAGCAACACCTAGCCCAGGGTTTCTTAGCAGCTATGGCTGCATTTAGACATGCGGCATAATTACGATAttgttttgaccaatcagatcagccctAAAAATTATCTAATGTGAAAAgatctgtgattggtcaaaatacctaTTGGAGggggaaaaagatcagaattgggctgcctgtctaaatgcagcctAATATTATTACAGGGAATTCATTCACTGAGGTCCACTTAAAGTAAGTCTAGCATTTGGACTAAATCAGTGTCAGCTCACTAACTGACAGCAACATCCATGTGATTGTTTTAAAACCTCATCAATGCTGTATTAGTTTGGAGAATGAATATGTGCTACATACTGATGAAAGACAAACTGAGATGatggtttttttattttttattgtcaaATCATGGCATTCGTGTAATTCCTCTGAAAAATGTGCCACATGTCCAACCAAAACTTTACTGCAGTGGTTGCAAGAACCATAATAGCCTATTTGATTATACTCTCTATGAGTGGGAAATAGTGTAGATGTAAGCCCAGATGGGCAGTACACAGGAAGATGTTTACCTAAGCTCAGTGTTTTTCTGTTGTGACATAGACATCTAGAATACATGAAATATACAGACACAGTTGACTTCAGAATAGTATGttaattacattttatttcagtAAAATAAATTAGATAAAAAAATGGACAAGTTTGAATACATTAAAAGAAATGAACCATAATGATCTCATGCAAGACTATAATGTATTTTAATCGTCTTTCTCCATCCTCGTGGATTGAACCAGTATAAACGACTTGTAGAAAATCATAGCAGTGCTACTTAAAGAGGTGCCACTTGAAATTGTGGCATTGGTACACAGTGTCCCACATTGCTCACACTGAACACTTTCCAGTTCCTCATGAAACACTAGAAGTCCCACTAAGAGAACTACTTTTCTGTCACTTTTGCATACAAGTTGTATATTGTTCTTAACCCTTCTCTCATTCTTTTTTATGTGGCCATTTTACTACTTTTTCAGCATTCTCTTGGTACGCTACCCAGATATTTCTCTATAAACCGGTTTAGCAACAGAACCTTTATCATTATTCAAACAACACAATTGCaataaatgtattgtttattgtagCAATTATCCATGCATTCAATACCATTGGCCAATTTAGAGATCTAAGGGACAAAACCTGTACATGTGTGTTGATATAAACTGGAGGAGAAGACTGTGGATGAGCTCAGAATGGCAGCAGAACACCACCAATATCCACAACTCTTTTACAAGTCTGAGGTGGTGCTACATTTAGTAGCAATGTTGGGATGTTTCACTTTGTAGTCACTTTGAGGCAATGTTTTTATCTACAGTCAAATACTAATTCACTGGAAAGGTTATAGCTCATCACCTCACCTCATAACACTGCTGGAAAAGTGTCACAATGAGTGCCTTTTTACATATAGGTAACAAAACAGTGTTACTTGAGTACCCTGTACTCACAAAATACATCAATTCCATCTTACCTGTAATTCCATCTTAATTCATGTGCAGTGCTAGCCTCCGAAGCCTGCCTGAACCCAGACCTGCCACAAACAAACTCCCAACATGGCCTGAGTTTCCTCCCAGAACCTTTATGTAATACACAAGTGTGCTTGTATCATTATTACACCTCTCAAGTCTTGCGAGAACTGTGCACTTACAGAGTACATTAATCCTTAGGCCTTTTgacctctccttgtctctacgaATTGCAAACGGGACTCTGCAAAGGGCCAGTAAGACTGCCTGTTGCCTGGGGCAAAAGTGGCACTGAAATTAAGAAATGGTGAGCTCCCTCAATTCATTCAGGAAAGTGGGGCGACTCAATAGGGATCCACACTGAAGTGACGCAGATGATGCTTTAACAGGACATCATGTTGTCTGCTTACAAGATACCACATTATTGGTCTTGTCTCCAAGAGACCTGAGCTGACTCCTAGTTTCCCCCTACTGAGGAAGCATACAGAGAACAGCTATGTGCAAGAGCAGACACCCCTGCATCAAACGTGAGGAGAGAAGGATTGGTAGACAGGAAAAAACAACATACCAGTGGTGTTACTGATGTAAACATTAAGTATGACTTTTCACAGCCCTACTGCTCTCTCAATGTAAATCTCAACATTACCCATTTTCACTTACAGAAGAATATTAACAGAAATGTTGTGTTGAATAAGACATGTATTCAATGATAAACTTAAACAGAAGCTTTGGGAATCTATGCTGTGCAAATACCTGCATTTTGCAGCAGTTCACACAAACCAAATCACTTAATGCATTGATACTTGCTACAAACAATGTGTTGTGCTATGTGAAGGTTTTTGTGCAAGAATACATTAAATGCAAGTCCAACACTGGTGTCTGCAGTTCAATTCCTGCCAAATCCAAGATGGCAGGTATTGTCACTTATAACTGTAAATTACTGTCTGTCATTGTTTCTAAGTTTGAATGTGTTATTagaaggttacattttttttcatTGAACCCCATCCTTCAACATACAATATTTACTGatccttaaaggtccaatgcagacgttttttatttcaatatcaaatcatttctgggtaataaTTAAGTAGctcactgtgattgttttcaattaaaatagcttcttagcaaagagcaatttctcaagcaagaattttgctaggactgtctgggagtggtctgagtggggaggggagaactgatcaaacagctcttacactaaaatggcattatcagcatttcacagtattattccaaccgcatagtgtggaaatatatataaaacacagacaaATCACATGTTTGACTGCACTGGACCTTTAACTGCCTCTGCTACTCTCAAACAGTATTTAATGTGCCTTGCAATCACTCTTATTCTtctaatcatgaagcatacaatTTATTCCAGCaaacaacaccactgaagacccAAATTGCCATTGTTACCTCGAAAACAAACAGGAAAAAAAATCTTATTCAAGAGTTACTTTATACAAACAATGACCTGAATCTACATAGAGATGCATTTGTACATACTGAATCATAGAAGCGCTGAAAGATTTGCTCTTCAAAAGCgcagttctgtattttatcttgCTGTTCCACCCCTGCCATTTCCATGTTGTGCTCTTGGTCCTCTGCTGCAAGAAGCAGGTTTTAGGCTTAAACTGTAAAGTCCTTCCTAGGGATAATGCTTGACATCAGTCAGCTGATTCAAAACAACGGACAGTTTATGCCAGCATAATATTTTGTTGCGAACACAGTACAGACCAACCGACTAAAAGAGGAATGATGACAGGATGCTCTGCCATGTTTCCTTGTTTGTTGGATTGTTCCATTTAGAGATGCTTGTTGTTTCTTTCTAAGCTTTTggactgtgttctgtgttgtgtgtgttaaaAGAGAGCACCATTTTTAAGACAATTCCTCTAGGCTGCCATAGAGTTAGTAGTCAAACATTTAACAACAAAAAGGTCTTgccatgtctgtgtgtcttagATGTACAGTAAATAGTACAGTTTGGTATGTCTTTGCTCTGTTCTCCCATGTACAATTTCTCTGGTACACTCATGATTCAGATGGATGACAGAGGTGGTATGGACAGGGAAGGTGATGAGGTGAGATGGTGGTTGGACAAAAACGTTGGACGAAGTTGGATGGGTGTTGCTTATTTGTGCGCTTTGTGGGCCAGTCACACAGTCCCATCACACGGTTCCATTCTCCTGTCTGGGCTTGTGGATGGTTGTACGGGAGGGGGTGCTTAGGGATGGGGCCAGGGTGCACAGGAAACCAGCCAGCAGAGTGAGGCCTAAGCCCCCCCAGGCACAGAACATGGACCAGCCGTAGCCATGGCTAATATCCTCTGGGAGGCCATACATGTAGCGTGGGTAACGCGACAGCTCAAAGTTGATGCCCGCCACACATGTACACAGGGAGATGATACAACACGTTCCTGAGGGAGGACAAGGAGACAAACGGAAATGTACGGGATTCACAGCAACTTCAATGAACTTTATACGGTATTATGTCATTCCTATGTTGGTAGGCCTAGTGGGTCAGCCAGACAATAAATGGTAACATCTTCACACTCCATTTACAGACATGTCATGATTTATTGTACATCTTATTATATAAAACTATATGTGTTCACACATATagctctctttcacacacaagtgcatatatatatagacaACTACTGTAGCCTATACAATGCATCAAACAaagacacacatacgcacacgcacacacacacgcacacacacacacacacacacacacacatacacacacacaccaaacagaaAGGAGACAGCACTTACCTCCCATGAGAAAGAGTAGTCCAGCTACATACTGCATGAGGTCATGCTGCTGACAGCAGCCCAGCACTCCGATAATCCAGCCAAACAGGATGATGGACACGGCCATGCCCACAAAGCCAGCCGTCATCCTGCGTAGATCTGcaccaacagacacacacctccGTCATTTTAGTGGACAAAGAACAGTGGAGATCAGAGCAGGAGGCCCAGTGGGATCTACAGCATGCACAGCACAGAAATGCAATGTCTGCACAATCATATTCACGGCATATGATACATAGAATATTCCTGACACAAATAGAGCCATACACCCTTACAAATCCCTGTCACTTCCTTCATAGAACCATGTAATCTTCTTTATCTTTTTGAAGGATATCAAAACTAGAGAGGGCGAAAGGGAGGGGTGAACAGCGATAAGAAGAAGATGAAATTGCTCTCAATGGCCGccactttaaatgtatttgatcCTGAGATAacagttagagagaaagagaactagagagatagacagagagagagaaaatgattgaACACGGAGAgtccagacatactgtacagccagtaagacatccattagatagacagacagacagacagacagtcagacagacaggctcaGACTTACGGAGTGCATGCCACTCATCCTGACGGATGGTCTTGGTGATGTTGATGGGTAAATTTCGcggaaggatggaggaagagtAGTGATACTTGACTGGGATGCACCGCTGAATCAATCCTGAAGAAAAGAGTTGATGATTATGATAGAAACACAGTCTTGATAAGACCTTGATAAAACAGGCTGCTTTGTAGACAATAAACTCAACCACACTGAATATGGTGACTCAGTTAAGCAtgtagacactacagtagttcTAAAAGAGAAAAATTGTTATGAGTCCTTTGTGTCACTGTGAATGATGTCATCGTGCAATATCCTCAGTGTGCCTCTCAAAGTGAGAGACAGCTAGCTGTGATTCAGAGCAGAAACAGCATCCGGCATCATTCATGTAGATCAGCCTCTAATTATCTCTCCGTGCGAGGTGGGTATCCAGACCAATTATAACAACAGGAAGAGACGAGTCTTGCATTACTGTTTCATCATATCACTCCAATGAGATAGACCACCTATGCTCAAATTATTGCAAATATCTTCACATATTCCTGGATATTGTGTACTGTAATCAGTTACTTGTTTGAACAGGGAGAAGGGAGATTTATGTTGGAATATGTTCATGACATGGTTTTGTACGTGTGGAAGAAGACCCCTGCCATAAAGCCTAGTCAGTCACCATGAATGGAAAAGTCTATATGGTTCTGGCATAAACAAGAGGAAGAATCAAAAAGGAAAAGATGAACTAGTGTGAATGTTCAAAAAAGGGTTTTACAAGGATTTCATATTGAGTTCACTCAGTTCAGAGTACAGAAATACATAATTCATTGTTCTCATGTTCGTTGGGGAAGCACAATACATCCAGATGAGCAGTGAGACATTTATGTCCCATGACTACTTCTGCAAAATCTAACATTGTGTGAGCCTCAAGACCAAGAGCTATGGATGGAGATCAATTTACTAAGCACTTGCTCAGGAGCAGATCTGACTACCTACTCGCTAATattatttgatacattttaggtCAAAGGCAGCAAAAACAAGTAATCAAATGTATTGACGCACCAAATGTGATAGAGTTGTCAAAAGTCACAGTGTGAAGCTCCACTCTTAGAACACCTGGACATCAGCTGCAAACATTCAGCTATGTGAAGCTAAGGAAGTCAAAAGTACTGTATGCAGGCTCAAACATGGAGCCAACAGTTCACGCCCTGATATGGAACTATAGCAGCCTGAGAGAAGAAATAGACATTTCTGGATTGGGTTCCATGTCCCAGTTACTGAGGAGAATCTATAGTATTGGCCAAATTAATCACTTTCAATGTGTTGTGGTCTCATAGTGTGGTGGTAGCCAGTTCTGTTTGTGCTTAAGCCAACTCATCTGTCATTTGTTTTCATGCCATAGATGTAGCATTGCATTACAAACATATCTGGCTAGTGGCTACCCCCTGGTCCCACCAGGTTACTTATATCAGTATTACTGTGATGGTGGTATACAGACCTACTAACTTCACTTTAGAGACACTTTAAGGTTTGAGTTGTGAGGTGTCTGCAGATGCAGACCAACTCATCATTCTGATAAACAAGGGAGCAACTAGAGAGAATATCATGTTGTCCAGTGGGCCTATGTGTCTCAATGCAATTCAACCTGAGGGTGTAGTGGATATTGTTGTCAATTTATGATATGCTACAGATGACCTTATTCTATCGAAGAAATCAGCTCACTTTCCCACAATTCTGACAACAGTTACCGTTTACCTCAGCAtgagggtcgttccaccaattcggtgccttttgagaTGTGTAACTTCAggattatatatttatttgcttGTAACATTCTGTCATTAAGaccacatgttcaacttaataaaataaaaatctcaagtaaaaaaaaaattactgTGCCTAAtgagtgccaaataaagtaaccggtttgaccataacagggttgaagTCAGCCATACATCCACGTATGACATGGGGAATGGAAGATTGTTGTGCGAAACAGAGAATGGCAATTAAATGCAAGCTACACCCAAAGAAATgacattgttaaaacatttctagggTTGACGTGAtatgctcgacccgctcagttttccaccacaaaacaggCAAAAAAAAGGAgagccagctcacctgcttttacactatgattttacTATAGATGGGATGGTTGTTTAACAAAATGCTTGCATAGCTATGGGGCAAAgcagacagggttggcttagattgttgacaacacgTAAACTATATTTCccctccaatgtttattgaaaataaTGAGCACGTACTTGTTGTTtctcaaatacatcgttacaATTGTTGGTTAGCTAGCCTGTTTGGGAAAGGCGtgccgctagcgggacaactcgataacatccggtgaaattgcaaagcgcgaaattcaaattacagtattataaatattttactttcataaaatcacaagtgtaatacatcaaaataaagctaaacttcttgttaatccagccactgtgtcagatttcaaaaaggctttacggcgaaagcaaaccatgcgattatctgaggacagcgcccagcacacaAAACCATACAAACATAttccagccaagtagaggagtcacaaaagtcagaaatagtgataaaattaatcaattacctttgatgatcttcaaatGGTTGCACTCAAAgactccatgttacacaataaatgtttgttttgttcgataaagtccctctttatgtccaaaaacctctgttttgttggTGCAGGTTTGTTCGGTAATCCATTGGCTCAAAGgcggtcacaacaggcagacgaaaaatccaaatagtattagtaaagtttgtagaaacatgtcaaacaatgtttataatcaatcctcaggtttttttttcaataatatttaCACCGGACAATAGCGTTGTCAATATAAAGGTGCACCAAACAGCTCTGGGACTTTCCACTGTCCACTCATTCAAAGTGGTCATTCTCCTTCAATGTCTAAAAACAATGAAacaacaatgtctaaagactgttcacatctagtggaagccatagggaatgCAATCTGAGTCATATCCCTTtatatggtggataggctttcaatggaaaaacacccatttcaaaataatggcacttcctggatggattctcctcaggttttcacctgccatatcagttctgttatactcacagacattattttaacagttttggaaactttagagcgtTGTCTATCCATTATattcatatcctagcttctgggcctgagtaacaggcagtttactttggggacctcattcatccaaactactcaatactgcccccagtccCAGAAAGGCTAGCTAGAAAATTTTAGCCATATTGGCATagacatgacatcagtcaaaacaccacATGGCAGCTAGTCATTGTTCTTAGCTGGCCATCCAGAATAATAACACagacttctgccccattgaatCGCGAGCATAGTTTtcgtgacgttgtcagctaacccatctattAGGGACTACGGTTGAAAAAAGTGCTTTAAagccggcacttttactgaaacgttgattaatgtgcactgtcccattgaatgcactgtccctgtaaaaataaaataaactcaactcaactattagatgttcaatgttttgaAAAATGAACTGAGCTCTCGTTTTTATATGGTGAAACTAACCCATGAACATGTCCTCTAGGCCTACTCTGGACAGTTTGAATCTGATTGAATACATTAGGAAAACATCCTGGTAAACAAACACGCTATAATTTGTGGGGAATTCTCAAAAATATTCAGTGTCCTGAATTTCCTTGAACGAAGGTACTGTGTTTATGCTAACATTAATGCTGTTGTTCTCTCATCACTCGTCAGAATCTCAGAGTAGTCAGGCATGAACGCCTCATGGCATTGCACAGAAAGCCCTGCTGTCGTGTGTCGGACGAGGCCGTTCTGCGAGAGTTCCATGCACTATGATTTCCTCTCTTACAGCTCAAAATTCCCACGAAGCAGGATGTTTATCAATAATTCAGTCCTTGGTCTTCTCTCGGTCTCCCCCGTGACAATCGACGCATCACCCATAACACATTATCTAGTATTTTAATGTAACAGATGCCAAATGCACTCAGCAAAATCGAACAGTCCAAATAGCACCTGAGACAAATCGTTTCGCTTTTACAAGGGAAGACCCCCTTCCTCCTGAAAAtaaattcagcaccatggacagcggtGTACACACAAAGCGTAAAAAATACGCAAGTGCCACGTCTTCGGCGTCACGTACACGACTGGCATTTCCATCTAGATGATTTACTGATTATTTATTTGCTACTGTAGTTTACAATGATGAACAAAAGCCCCTCTTGTAAAATATTATTATGGCAACGGCCCTACAGTGGCAGTTAGGAGCATCAATTAATACCATGTCCATTGTATCAATATGATCGTGTTGAGTTTGGATCTGAGGATCTGAGCATCATGCTTACACTCAGTGAGCAGCATCAGTACCACATCACACCAGGGCCTGATGTAGGCTGTTAGCTGTAGCACCCTTACCTTTATATATGAGATCCTCTGTCTCCAGGTCAAATCCATCTCGATGACACTTTCTCCAGAGCCCAGAGATGGTTGAATTGAACTGGCGACTGCAGTGGGACTCCATAGCTGACGCTGCGGCCAGAAAGTGCCGTTTTTCCCTAATAAGAGGCTGAGCTCCGGCACTTGGACTGTTACCTTTCCTTTCAATGCCCTTTGGGGGCATCTGGAGGGGGAGATTGCTATTTGAGATATAGATGTACCCCGGGTCGTTTCTCTTGTTGGCGTAGTTTTTACACCTTTCTCGGTGTCTTCGCGCATCTGTCTCATACCAAAAGTCGGTGCAGATTGCCATGGCTAGCAACCCCAACGCACAGAACGCTAAGAACAGCCCACTGCTGGTTAAAATTTTCATGGCGGCCATCTTCCCCACTCGATGGAGAGCCCAGACAGTCGCGAGAAGAATCCTCGGCTGCCGTGATGGTACCCCGTGTCAAAAATCCCGACGGCGCTCACACCCTCATGGAGCTCTGGACAGCAAACATGATGGACGCCCCGGTTCTCTTGGGCTAGATGCTGTCTATTGTTGTCGTGCGTCCCGGCAGATGTGATGATTTTTCCACCATCTGTTTTGGTactggaaagaggagaggggatggatggCGACCAATGCTGCGAAGAGTGGGTAGTGATGTAatgcactctctc contains these protein-coding regions:
- the LOC109895339 gene encoding transmembrane protein 178B, which codes for MAAMKILTSSGLFLAFCALGLLAMAICTDFWYETDARRHRERCKNYANKRNDPGYIYISNSNLPLQMPPKGIERKGNSPSAGAQPLIREKRHFLAAASAMESHCSRQFNSTISGLWRKCHRDGFDLETEDLIYKGLIQRCIPVKYHYSSSILPRNLPINITKTIRQDEWHALHLRRMTAGFVGMAVSIILFGWIIGVLGCCQQHDLMQYVAGLLFLMGGTCCIISLCTCVAGINFELSRYPRYMYGLPEDISHGYGWSMFCAWGGLGLTLLAGFLCTLAPSLSTPSRTTIHKPRQENGTV